The following are from one region of the Mesorhizobium sp. B4-1-4 genome:
- a CDS encoding bifunctional 2',3'-cyclic-nucleotide 2'-phosphodiesterase/3'-nucleotidase, with protein MSQLPGSVSRRGFLAGAAATGALIVLHPFSARAQANQAHLRIMETTDIHVNVLPYDYYADKANDTMGLSRTASLIDAVRKEAVNSMLIDNGDLLQGNPMGDYIAYEKGLKDGDLHPIMKGMNLLGYECSTLGNHEFNYGLSFLDKVLAGANFPFVCANLIRGTKLAANPRDDKLYLKPYIILDKKIKDGSGAEQPIRIGIIGFVPPQIMVWDLKNLEGNVKTRDIVEAARAWVPQMKEEGADIVIALSHSGIDVKQGDMMENASFFVAGVDGIDAVFTGHQHLVFPGKKDFQSSEGVDTQKGTLQGKPAVMGGFWGSHMGLIDLMLERDGSKWKVVSATSEARPIFERVDNKNKPTVADDKRIIAALEQDHLATLAYVRRPVGKTSAPLYSYFALVADDPSVQVVSQAQTWYLKDILKSTQWKDVPLLSAAAPFKAGGRSGADYYTDVPAGDIAIKNVADLYLYPNTVRAVEITGAQVKEWLEMSAGIFNRIEAGKADQALINTEFPSYNFDVIDGVSYKIDLSQPPKYDAKGGVANAGSNRIVELKFDGKPIDPAAKFVVATNNYRAGGGGNFPDINASKIIYEAPDTNRDVIVRYIVSQGTINPSADGNWSFAPLPGTSVMFETGVKAKDFIADLKSLKIEPAGEGEAGFARYRILL; from the coding sequence TCTCCGCCCGGGCGCAAGCAAATCAGGCGCACCTTCGGATCATGGAAACCACTGATATCCATGTGAACGTACTGCCCTATGATTACTACGCCGACAAAGCCAACGACACGATGGGCCTGTCACGCACGGCCTCCCTGATCGATGCGGTGCGCAAGGAGGCCGTGAATTCGATGCTGATCGACAATGGCGACCTTCTGCAGGGCAATCCCATGGGCGATTACATCGCCTATGAAAAAGGCCTCAAGGACGGCGATCTGCATCCGATCATGAAAGGCATGAACCTGCTGGGTTACGAGTGCTCGACGCTCGGCAACCACGAATTCAACTACGGCCTGTCCTTCCTGGACAAGGTGCTGGCTGGCGCCAATTTCCCGTTCGTGTGCGCGAACCTGATCCGGGGCACCAAGCTTGCCGCCAACCCGCGCGACGACAAGCTCTACCTCAAGCCCTACATAATCCTCGACAAGAAAATCAAGGATGGGTCGGGCGCCGAGCAGCCGATCAGGATCGGCATCATCGGTTTCGTGCCGCCGCAGATCATGGTCTGGGACCTCAAGAACCTCGAAGGCAACGTCAAGACGCGCGACATCGTAGAGGCGGCCAGGGCCTGGGTGCCGCAGATGAAGGAAGAGGGCGCCGACATCGTCATCGCGCTCTCGCATTCCGGTATCGACGTGAAGCAGGGCGACATGATGGAGAACGCTTCGTTCTTTGTTGCCGGCGTCGATGGCATCGATGCGGTGTTCACGGGTCACCAGCATCTGGTGTTTCCCGGGAAGAAGGATTTCCAGTCAAGCGAGGGCGTCGACACGCAAAAGGGTACGCTGCAGGGCAAGCCCGCAGTGATGGGCGGTTTCTGGGGCTCGCATATGGGGCTTATCGATCTGATGCTGGAGCGCGACGGATCGAAATGGAAGGTCGTTTCCGCAACATCGGAGGCGCGGCCGATCTTCGAGCGCGTCGACAACAAGAACAAGCCGACCGTCGCCGACGACAAGCGCATCATCGCGGCACTCGAACAGGACCATCTGGCGACGCTCGCCTATGTGCGCCGCCCAGTCGGCAAGACCTCCGCGCCGCTCTATTCCTATTTCGCGCTGGTAGCCGACGATCCATCGGTGCAGGTCGTCAGCCAGGCGCAGACCTGGTACCTCAAGGATATCCTCAAGAGCACGCAATGGAAGGATGTGCCGCTGCTGTCGGCCGCCGCTCCCTTCAAGGCTGGCGGACGCAGCGGCGCCGACTACTATACCGACGTACCGGCGGGCGACATCGCCATCAAGAACGTCGCCGACCTCTACCTCTATCCGAATACGGTACGAGCAGTCGAAATCACCGGGGCGCAAGTGAAGGAATGGCTGGAAATGTCGGCCGGCATCTTCAACAGAATAGAAGCTGGCAAGGCCGACCAGGCGCTGATCAACACTGAATTTCCGTCCTATAATTTTGATGTTATCGACGGTGTTTCATACAAGATCGATCTGTCCCAGCCGCCGAAATATGACGCCAAGGGTGGGGTGGCGAATGCCGGCTCCAATCGCATCGTCGAACTGAAATTCGATGGAAAACCGATTGATCCGGCGGCGAAGTTCGTCGTCGCAACCAACAATTACCGGGCCGGCGGCGGCGGCAATTTCCCCGACATCAATGCCTCGAAGATCATCTACGAGGCACCGGACACCAACCGCGACGTCATCGTTCGCTACATCGTAAGCCAGGGCACGATCAACCCGTCGGCGGACGGCAACTGGTCGTTCGCGCCGCTGCCAGGAACCAGCGTCATGTTCGAGACAGGCGTCAAGGCAAAGGATTTCATTGCCGATCTGAAGTCGCTGAAGATCGAACCGGCGGGCGAGGGTGAAGCCGGTTTTGCTAGATATCGCATCCTGCTCTGA
- a CDS encoding SAM-dependent methyltransferase → MAHKKHPGMGPDEAVKLDEFNFTEIVKGLPAKARMVLSAAMNLPRGSLKVRMPDGRAVLVGGKAPGPDAELVLKNWRLPGRAFSGGTIGVAESYMDGDWESPDVTSFLELFVVNSALGEKVAGGANWLINTVQRIRHWFNDNTRSGSKRNISAHYDLGNAFYRQWLDPSMTYSSALYANGANDLESAQAAKYRELARDTGIGRKDHVLEIGCGWGGFAEFAAREIGCRVTGLTISREQHDFAKARIAKAGLADKVDIKLQDYRDETGTYDRITSIEMFEAVGEKYWPVFFSKMKACLKPGGTAGLQIITINEAAYDTYRARPDFIQRYVFPGGMLPTPSILKALGKDHGLAHLRERVFPDDYARTLAEWRHRFRASWEKIVPLGFDDRFKKLWEFYLHYCEAGFRASYIDVRQVVYKA, encoded by the coding sequence ATGGCTCACAAGAAGCATCCTGGCATGGGGCCGGACGAAGCGGTCAAGCTCGACGAGTTTAATTTCACCGAGATCGTCAAGGGCCTGCCGGCCAAGGCGCGGATGGTGCTGTCTGCCGCGATGAATCTGCCGCGCGGTTCGCTGAAGGTCAGGATGCCGGATGGCCGTGCCGTTCTTGTCGGAGGCAAGGCGCCAGGCCCCGATGCCGAGCTGGTGCTCAAGAACTGGCGCCTGCCGGGCCGGGCCTTTTCCGGCGGCACGATCGGCGTTGCCGAATCCTACATGGACGGTGATTGGGAAAGCCCTGACGTGACCAGTTTCCTGGAATTGTTCGTGGTCAACTCCGCCCTCGGCGAGAAGGTTGCCGGCGGGGCGAACTGGCTGATCAACACGGTTCAGCGCATTCGCCACTGGTTCAACGACAACACACGTTCGGGCTCGAAGCGCAATATCTCGGCGCACTACGATCTCGGCAACGCCTTCTACAGGCAATGGCTCGATCCGAGCATGACCTATTCCTCGGCGCTTTACGCGAACGGCGCCAACGATTTGGAAAGCGCCCAGGCCGCCAAATACCGGGAGCTGGCAAGGGATACAGGTATCGGCAGGAAAGATCATGTGCTGGAAATCGGCTGCGGATGGGGCGGCTTTGCCGAATTCGCGGCACGCGAGATCGGCTGCCGCGTAACCGGGCTGACGATCAGCCGTGAGCAGCACGACTTCGCCAAGGCGCGTATCGCCAAGGCCGGGCTTGCCGACAAGGTCGATATCAAACTGCAGGATTACCGCGACGAAACAGGCACTTACGACCGCATTACATCGATCGAGATGTTCGAGGCGGTCGGTGAGAAATATTGGCCCGTGTTCTTCTCCAAGATGAAGGCCTGCCTGAAACCAGGCGGCACTGCGGGCCTGCAGATCATCACCATCAACGAAGCCGCCTACGACACCTACCGTGCCAGGCCGGATTTCATCCAGCGCTACGTATTTCCAGGCGGCATGTTGCCGACGCCGTCGATCCTGAAGGCGCTCGGCAAGGACCATGGCCTTGCGCATCTGCGCGAACGCGTGTTTCCCGACGACTATGCGCGCACGCTGGCCGAATGGCGGCATCGCTTCCGGGCGTCATGGGAGAAGATCGTGCCGCTCGGCTTCGACGATCGCTTCAAAAAACTCTGGGAATTCTATCTGCATTATTGCGAAGCCGGTTTTCGTGCCAGCTACATCGATGTGCGCCAGGTGGTCTACAAGGCGTAA